One Pygocentrus nattereri isolate fPygNat1 chromosome 12, fPygNat1.pri, whole genome shotgun sequence DNA window includes the following coding sequences:
- the LOC108413450 gene encoding retinol dehydrogenase 8-like isoform X1 codes for MPRDSNVVRMESIPRSLCSGSGYCFTYTGVECLRVASYGLQSTHPTSSLWVAQTVRGMELRGSGMVELSEGERERKADVMAAAGQKVVLITGCSTGIGLKIAVLLAKDEKQRYHVIATMRDLKKKDKLVEAAGDAYDKTLSLLPLDVCSDESVKQCLNSVKGRHIDVLINNAGIGLVGPVESISMEDMKKVFETNFFGVIRMIKEVMPDMKRRRSGHIIVMSSAMGLQGVIFNDVYAASKFAMEGFCESLAVQLLKFNITLSMIEPGPVHTEFEMKMIEDVSQKEYPGADPDTIHYFKNVYLPSSVDVFQTLGQSPDDIAKCTKKVIEASSPRFRNLTNPLYTPIVALKMADETGGLSVRAFYHMLFNLGGLMHISMTALKYLTCGCLRSRTISPN; via the exons ATGCCCAGAGACAGCAATGTAGTGAGAATGGAGTCGATACCACGCAGTTTGTGTTCAGGCAGTGGGTATTGTTTCACATACACCGGTGTAGAATGTTTAAGAGTGGCCTCATATGGTTTACAATCTACACACCCCACGTCATCCTTATGGGTGGCCCAGACCGTGCGAGGAATGGAGCTGAGAGGTTCCGGGATGGTTGAgctgtcagagggagagagagaaaggaaagcag ATGTGATGGCGGCGGCGGGGCAGAAAGTGGTCCTAATCACCGGCTGCTCGACTGGAATCGGCCTGAAGATTGCCGTTCTCCTCGCCAAGGATGAGAAGCAGAGATATCACG TGATAGCAACAATGAGGGACCTGAAGAAGAAGGATAAGCTGGTGGAGGCAGCTGGTGATGCCTATgataaaactctgtctttactaCCACTGGATGTCTGCAGTGACGAGTCCGTCAAACAGTGCTTGAACAGTGTCAAAGGCCGGCACATCGATGTACTGA TTAATAATGCAGGTATTGGCCTGGTGGGGCCTGTAGAGAGCATCAGCATGGAGGATATGAAGAAGGTGTTTGAGACGAACTTCTTCGGCGTGATCCGCATGATTAAGGAGGTCATGCCCGACATGAAGAGGCGGCGTTCAGGTCACATCATCGTCATGAGCAGTGCGATGGGACTACAAG gTGTGATATTTAATGATGTCTATGCTGCGTCTAAGTTTGCCATGGAGGGTTTCTGTGAAAGTTTGGCTGTACAGCTGCTTAAGTTCAATATCAC tcTGTCCATGATTGAGCCTGGTCCAGTCCACACGGAGTTTGAGATGAAGATGATCGAGGACGTTTCACAGAAAGAGTACCCAGGTGCTGACCCGGACACCATCCACTACTTCAAAAATGTCTACTTGCCATCCTCTGTGGACGTCTTTCAGACACTGGGTCAGAGTCCTGATGACATCGCTAAG TGCACTAAGAAGGTGATCGAGGCGAGTAGTCCCCGGTTCCGTAACCTGACGAACCCCTTGTACACTCCAATCGTGGCGCTGAAGATGGCCGATGAAACAGGAGGCCTGTCGGTCAGAGCCTTCTATCACATGCTCTTCAACCTGGGTGGACTGATGCACATCAGCATGACTGCACTAAAGTACCTGACCTGTGGGTGCTTACGCAGCCGCACCATCTCACCAAACTAA
- the LOC108413450 gene encoding retinol dehydrogenase 8-like isoform X2 — protein sequence MQDVMAAAGQKVVLITGCSTGIGLKIAVLLAKDEKQRYHVIATMRDLKKKDKLVEAAGDAYDKTLSLLPLDVCSDESVKQCLNSVKGRHIDVLINNAGIGLVGPVESISMEDMKKVFETNFFGVIRMIKEVMPDMKRRRSGHIIVMSSAMGLQGVIFNDVYAASKFAMEGFCESLAVQLLKFNITLSMIEPGPVHTEFEMKMIEDVSQKEYPGADPDTIHYFKNVYLPSSVDVFQTLGQSPDDIAKCTKKVIEASSPRFRNLTNPLYTPIVALKMADETGGLSVRAFYHMLFNLGGLMHISMTALKYLTCGCLRSRTISPN from the exons ATGTGATGGCGGCGGCGGGGCAGAAAGTGGTCCTAATCACCGGCTGCTCGACTGGAATCGGCCTGAAGATTGCCGTTCTCCTCGCCAAGGATGAGAAGCAGAGATATCACG TGATAGCAACAATGAGGGACCTGAAGAAGAAGGATAAGCTGGTGGAGGCAGCTGGTGATGCCTATgataaaactctgtctttactaCCACTGGATGTCTGCAGTGACGAGTCCGTCAAACAGTGCTTGAACAGTGTCAAAGGCCGGCACATCGATGTACTGA TTAATAATGCAGGTATTGGCCTGGTGGGGCCTGTAGAGAGCATCAGCATGGAGGATATGAAGAAGGTGTTTGAGACGAACTTCTTCGGCGTGATCCGCATGATTAAGGAGGTCATGCCCGACATGAAGAGGCGGCGTTCAGGTCACATCATCGTCATGAGCAGTGCGATGGGACTACAAG gTGTGATATTTAATGATGTCTATGCTGCGTCTAAGTTTGCCATGGAGGGTTTCTGTGAAAGTTTGGCTGTACAGCTGCTTAAGTTCAATATCAC tcTGTCCATGATTGAGCCTGGTCCAGTCCACACGGAGTTTGAGATGAAGATGATCGAGGACGTTTCACAGAAAGAGTACCCAGGTGCTGACCCGGACACCATCCACTACTTCAAAAATGTCTACTTGCCATCCTCTGTGGACGTCTTTCAGACACTGGGTCAGAGTCCTGATGACATCGCTAAG TGCACTAAGAAGGTGATCGAGGCGAGTAGTCCCCGGTTCCGTAACCTGACGAACCCCTTGTACACTCCAATCGTGGCGCTGAAGATGGCCGATGAAACAGGAGGCCTGTCGGTCAGAGCCTTCTATCACATGCTCTTCAACCTGGGTGGACTGATGCACATCAGCATGACTGCACTAAAGTACCTGACCTGTGGGTGCTTACGCAGCCGCACCATCTCACCAAACTAA
- the LOC108413450 gene encoding retinol dehydrogenase 8-like isoform X3, whose product MAAAGQKVVLITGCSTGIGLKIAVLLAKDEKQRYHVIATMRDLKKKDKLVEAAGDAYDKTLSLLPLDVCSDESVKQCLNSVKGRHIDVLINNAGIGLVGPVESISMEDMKKVFETNFFGVIRMIKEVMPDMKRRRSGHIIVMSSAMGLQGVIFNDVYAASKFAMEGFCESLAVQLLKFNITLSMIEPGPVHTEFEMKMIEDVSQKEYPGADPDTIHYFKNVYLPSSVDVFQTLGQSPDDIAKCTKKVIEASSPRFRNLTNPLYTPIVALKMADETGGLSVRAFYHMLFNLGGLMHISMTALKYLTCGCLRSRTISPN is encoded by the exons ATGGCGGCGGCGGGGCAGAAAGTGGTCCTAATCACCGGCTGCTCGACTGGAATCGGCCTGAAGATTGCCGTTCTCCTCGCCAAGGATGAGAAGCAGAGATATCACG TGATAGCAACAATGAGGGACCTGAAGAAGAAGGATAAGCTGGTGGAGGCAGCTGGTGATGCCTATgataaaactctgtctttactaCCACTGGATGTCTGCAGTGACGAGTCCGTCAAACAGTGCTTGAACAGTGTCAAAGGCCGGCACATCGATGTACTGA TTAATAATGCAGGTATTGGCCTGGTGGGGCCTGTAGAGAGCATCAGCATGGAGGATATGAAGAAGGTGTTTGAGACGAACTTCTTCGGCGTGATCCGCATGATTAAGGAGGTCATGCCCGACATGAAGAGGCGGCGTTCAGGTCACATCATCGTCATGAGCAGTGCGATGGGACTACAAG gTGTGATATTTAATGATGTCTATGCTGCGTCTAAGTTTGCCATGGAGGGTTTCTGTGAAAGTTTGGCTGTACAGCTGCTTAAGTTCAATATCAC tcTGTCCATGATTGAGCCTGGTCCAGTCCACACGGAGTTTGAGATGAAGATGATCGAGGACGTTTCACAGAAAGAGTACCCAGGTGCTGACCCGGACACCATCCACTACTTCAAAAATGTCTACTTGCCATCCTCTGTGGACGTCTTTCAGACACTGGGTCAGAGTCCTGATGACATCGCTAAG TGCACTAAGAAGGTGATCGAGGCGAGTAGTCCCCGGTTCCGTAACCTGACGAACCCCTTGTACACTCCAATCGTGGCGCTGAAGATGGCCGATGAAACAGGAGGCCTGTCGGTCAGAGCCTTCTATCACATGCTCTTCAACCTGGGTGGACTGATGCACATCAGCATGACTGCACTAAAGTACCTGACCTGTGGGTGCTTACGCAGCCGCACCATCTCACCAAACTAA